Proteins encoded within one genomic window of Streptomyces sp. NBC_00523:
- a CDS encoding DUF3152 domain-containing protein — MRRELIQGVGRHSRKGPAPSAPATGQAEPDEAGREAARPVAGTGRRRREAGSAPFAGAPEVRGGHPEQREAGGGWGAGPMRAPSRPGLQAPAPGARPGAPRPPHHQQATGTRPLIPGPRREFVEAFDSPPAPPAPRRRDPVAEDPYRSVTDWETREPETRDDEEAAPVRESKGGKGRTLTGIAAAAVTTVLAVVVAGQVAHDSTSGNGAAQAAGVDRDGADNASRSDSRTTPSPKAAVKPLTYEQKMAKSYPLSPALTGSGKFETVPGSAKAPGKGTVHRYRIDVEKGLGLDPQLFAQAVQKTLNDDRSWAHDGDMTFERVSEGKPDFVITLASPGTTGKWCAKSGLDTMEDNVSCDSAATERVMINAYRWAQGSATFGPDKLYSYRQMLINHEVGHRLGHNHVSCRTEGALAPVMQQQTKTLDLDGIKCRPNPWVYPTSE; from the coding sequence ATGCGGCGGGAGCTGATCCAGGGCGTGGGACGACACAGCCGGAAGGGCCCTGCGCCCAGCGCGCCCGCAACCGGGCAGGCGGAGCCGGACGAAGCGGGGCGCGAGGCCGCCCGGCCCGTCGCCGGCACCGGACGGCGCAGACGGGAGGCGGGATCCGCGCCCTTCGCGGGTGCGCCCGAGGTGCGCGGCGGCCACCCCGAACAGCGTGAGGCGGGCGGCGGCTGGGGCGCGGGCCCCATGCGCGCCCCTTCCCGCCCCGGCCTCCAGGCGCCCGCACCCGGCGCGCGCCCCGGCGCTCCGCGCCCCCCGCACCACCAGCAGGCCACCGGCACCCGGCCGCTGATACCGGGTCCGCGGCGCGAGTTCGTGGAAGCCTTCGACAGCCCGCCCGCGCCGCCCGCCCCGCGCCGCCGCGACCCGGTGGCCGAGGACCCGTACCGCTCCGTCACCGACTGGGAAACCCGCGAGCCGGAGACCAGGGACGACGAGGAAGCGGCTCCCGTCAGGGAGAGCAAGGGCGGCAAGGGCCGTACGCTCACCGGCATCGCGGCCGCCGCGGTGACCACCGTCCTCGCGGTCGTCGTGGCCGGGCAGGTCGCCCACGACAGCACCTCGGGGAACGGCGCCGCGCAGGCCGCGGGGGTGGACCGGGACGGAGCGGACAACGCCTCCCGCTCCGACAGCCGGACGACCCCCTCGCCCAAGGCGGCCGTCAAGCCCCTGACGTACGAACAGAAAATGGCCAAGTCCTATCCGCTCTCACCGGCGCTGACGGGCTCGGGGAAGTTCGAGACCGTGCCCGGCTCCGCCAAGGCGCCCGGGAAGGGGACCGTCCACCGCTACCGGATCGACGTGGAGAAGGGGCTCGGGCTCGACCCCCAGTTGTTCGCCCAGGCCGTCCAGAAGACCCTCAACGACGACCGGAGCTGGGCGCACGACGGCGACATGACCTTCGAACGGGTCTCCGAGGGCAAGCCGGACTTCGTCATCACGCTGGCCAGCCCCGGCACCACCGGCAAGTGGTGCGCCAAGTCCGGCCTGGACACCATGGAGGACAACGTCTCCTGCGACTCGGCCGCCACCGAGCGCGTGATGATCAACGCCTATCGCTGGGCGCAGGGTTCGGCCACCTTCGGACCGGACAAGCTCTACTCGTACCGGCAGATGCTCATCAACCACGAGGTCGGCCACCGGCTCGGCCACAACCATGTGAGCTGCCGGACGGAGGGCGCGCTCGCGCCGGTCATGCAGCAGCAGACCAAGACGCTGGACCTCGACGGCATCAAATGCCGCCCCAACCCGTGGGTCTACCCCACCTCTGAGTAA
- a CDS encoding glycosyltransferase, with protein MRIGLLTDGGYPYATGESRLWCDRLVRGLAQHEFDLFALSRSAEQEAAGWVRLPPQVAGVRTAPLWTADEGTLGLHAPRGPLARLLTGGGARTYARRERRRFAAHFADLAASVCAAAGPERGRTDAGHPEGGAVSRLADERFTRGLYGLAELAWEHGGLPAALRSETAVRILEAACRAPGTGRTVQTATVTDLLAFTAELDRVLRPLSLDWYEEDGLGAVDLCHATAGGAAALPGLLAKRFFGVPLLVTEHAVRVRAHYLASGGAPVSAPVRALLAHLHGRLATEVYRQADLITPGNTHARRWQERCGADAAKLRTVYPGMEAARFAALGESEDDGGPDTLVWVGRIEPAKDLIGLLRAFAEVRLAEPDARLRIIGAPAPGPAGAAYLARCRALAAELFPEEDAVGFEEIGGPEVPELAQAYAAGGVVVLSSVVEGFPISLVEAMFCGRATVSTDVGAVVEVIGGTGLVVPPRNPRALADACLALLRDPERRARLGAAARARALELFTVEQNLAAFHGIYLELIARAPVRERPHPAPHDGPRPFATPPEAHVLGHWPEPAGPERTDRTPSWAGAGSGDA; from the coding sequence GTGCGGATCGGACTGCTCACCGACGGTGGTTATCCGTACGCGACCGGTGAGTCCAGGCTCTGGTGCGACCGGCTCGTACGCGGGCTCGCACAGCACGAGTTCGACCTCTTCGCGCTCAGCCGCTCCGCCGAACAGGAGGCGGCCGGCTGGGTCCGGCTCCCTCCCCAGGTCGCCGGCGTGCGCACCGCGCCCCTGTGGACCGCCGACGAGGGCACCCTCGGCCTGCACGCCCCCCGGGGACCGCTCGCCCGGCTGCTGACCGGCGGGGGCGCGCGGACGTACGCCCGGCGCGAACGGCGGCGTTTCGCCGCCCACTTCGCGGACCTCGCGGCCTCCGTCTGCGCCGCCGCGGGCCCGGAGCGCGGCCGTACGGACGCGGGCCACCCGGAAGGCGGCGCCGTGTCCCGGCTCGCGGACGAGCGCTTCACCCGCGGGCTCTACGGCCTCGCCGAACTCGCCTGGGAACACGGCGGACTGCCCGCCGCCCTGCGCTCCGAGACGGCCGTGCGCATCCTGGAGGCCGCCTGCCGCGCCCCCGGCACCGGACGCACCGTGCAGACCGCCACCGTCACCGACCTGCTCGCCTTCACCGCCGAGCTGGACCGGGTGCTGCGCCCCCTCTCCCTCGACTGGTACGAGGAGGACGGCCTCGGTGCCGTGGACCTCTGCCACGCGACGGCGGGCGGTGCCGCCGCGCTGCCGGGGCTGCTGGCCAAACGCTTCTTCGGGGTGCCGCTGCTGGTCACCGAGCACGCCGTCCGGGTCCGGGCGCACTACCTCGCGTCGGGCGGTGCGCCGGTCAGCGCGCCGGTGCGCGCCCTCCTCGCCCACCTGCATGGACGGCTCGCCACCGAGGTGTACCGGCAGGCCGACCTCATCACCCCCGGCAACACCCACGCCCGCCGCTGGCAGGAGCGCTGCGGGGCCGACGCCGCCAAGCTGCGGACCGTGTACCCGGGCATGGAGGCGGCCCGGTTCGCCGCGCTCGGCGAGAGCGAGGACGACGGCGGGCCCGACACGCTCGTCTGGGTCGGCCGCATCGAGCCCGCCAAGGACCTGATCGGCCTCCTGCGCGCCTTCGCCGAGGTGCGCCTCGCCGAGCCCGACGCCCGGCTGCGGATCATCGGCGCACCGGCCCCGGGCCCGGCGGGCGCTGCCTACCTGGCCCGCTGCCGCGCCCTGGCCGCCGAGCTCTTCCCCGAGGAGGACGCGGTCGGCTTCGAGGAGATCGGCGGGCCCGAGGTCCCGGAGCTGGCCCAGGCGTACGCGGCGGGCGGCGTCGTGGTGCTCTCCAGCGTGGTCGAGGGCTTCCCGATCAGCCTGGTCGAGGCGATGTTCTGCGGCCGGGCCACGGTGTCCACGGACGTCGGCGCGGTGGTCGAGGTCATCGGCGGTACGGGGCTCGTGGTCCCGCCGCGCAACCCCCGGGCGCTCGCGGACGCCTGCCTCGCGCTCCTCCGTGACCCCGAGCGCCGTGCGCGCCTGGGTGCGGCGGCGCGCGCCCGGGCGCTCGAACTCTTCACCGTCGAACAGAATCTCGCCGCCTTCCACGGCATCTACCTGGAGCTCATCGCCCGGGCCCCGGTACGTGAGAGGCCGCATCCCGCCCCGCACGACGGCCCGCGCCCCTTCGCCACCCCGCCGGAGGCCCACGTCCTGGGCCACTGGCCGGAGCCGGCCGGACCGGAGCGCACCGACCGCACCCCCAGCTGGGCGGGCGCCGGGAGCGGCGATGCGTAG
- a CDS encoding NAD-dependent epimerase/dehydratase family protein: MRVLLLGANGFIGRFVADRLLADPAVHLTALGRGDDADVRFDLATGSPGALTRFLDAVHPGVVVNCAGATRGGARDLTRHNTVAVATVCEAMRRSRCTARLVQVGCASEYGPSQPGSSTAEDAIPRPGGPYGVSKLAATELVLGSGLDAVVLRVFSPVGPGTPAGSPLGRLAEAMRRTMQAGDGELKLSGLGVQRDFVDVRDVARAVHAASLSAAQGVVNIGTGRAVRLRDAAAVLAKVAGYAGALHELDSPPARLPIGAPRTSTESVIEHLSATPSPYPDGCGAWQQADVRTARDRLGWRPRINLEESLADIWMEAACRI; this comes from the coding sequence ATGAGGGTGCTGCTGCTCGGAGCCAACGGATTCATCGGCCGGTTCGTGGCCGACCGGCTGCTCGCCGACCCCGCCGTCCACCTCACGGCCCTCGGCCGCGGCGACGACGCCGACGTCCGGTTCGACCTTGCGACCGGCAGCCCCGGAGCGCTCACCCGCTTCCTGGACGCCGTCCACCCCGGGGTCGTCGTCAACTGCGCCGGCGCGACCCGGGGCGGCGCGCGCGACCTCACCCGGCACAACACCGTCGCCGTCGCCACGGTCTGCGAGGCGATGCGGCGCAGCCGCTGCACCGCCCGCCTGGTGCAGGTCGGCTGCGCCTCGGAGTACGGGCCCTCGCAGCCCGGGTCCTCCACCGCCGAGGACGCCATCCCGCGCCCCGGCGGCCCGTACGGCGTCAGCAAGCTCGCCGCCACCGAGCTGGTCCTCGGCTCCGGGCTCGACGCGGTCGTTCTGCGGGTCTTCTCCCCGGTCGGCCCCGGCACCCCGGCCGGTTCCCCGCTCGGCCGGCTCGCCGAGGCGATGCGCCGCACCATGCAGGCCGGCGACGGCGAGCTGAAGCTCAGCGGCCTCGGCGTGCAGCGGGACTTCGTGGACGTACGCGACGTGGCGCGGGCCGTCCACGCCGCCTCGCTCTCCGCCGCCCAGGGCGTCGTCAACATCGGCACCGGCCGGGCCGTCCGGCTGCGCGACGCGGCGGCCGTCCTCGCCAAGGTCGCCGGATACGCGGGCGCTCTCCACGAGCTGGACTCGCCCCCCGCCCGCCTCCCCATCGGCGCGCCCCGCACCTCCACCGAGTCGGTCATCGAACACCTCTCGGCCACCCCGTCCCCGTACCCGGACGGCTGCGGCGCCTGGCAGCAGGCCGACGTGCGCACCGCGCGGGACCGGCTCGGCTGGCGCCCCCGGATCAATCTGGAGGAATCGCTCGCCGACATCTGGATGGAGGCGGCGTGCCGTATCTGA
- a CDS encoding spherulation-specific family 4 protein, which yields MPYLTSTGTARRTSGADRLGFGVPGYAHPLLAPAEWAELSRPGTPLHWAVLNIDNGPGSRPDPHCLEAAGRLRNARARALRDGDPLDAVRASGGRLLGQLDLAHGTRPFGELLADARSYLDWYRVDGFYLDRCPAGRAELPVVRRLTGTLRAFLGKDDGHLVLGHDTHPYPGYAETGDQLVTFRGAWSDYRWSQVAEWTAAYPPGRFAHFVHGVPRTHLEEAMRIARWQGAGTIFFTDRGGRSGPGNGRNGHGQSDPFAALPRYWDEIVSRIGPGISE from the coding sequence GTGCCGTATCTGACCAGCACCGGCACCGCCCGGCGCACCAGCGGCGCCGACCGGCTCGGCTTCGGCGTCCCCGGCTACGCCCACCCGCTGCTCGCCCCCGCCGAGTGGGCCGAGCTGAGCCGCCCCGGCACCCCGCTGCACTGGGCCGTCCTCAACATCGACAACGGCCCCGGCAGCCGGCCCGACCCGCACTGCCTGGAGGCGGCCGGCCGGCTCCGCAACGCCCGCGCCCGCGCGCTGCGCGACGGGGACCCGCTCGACGCCGTGCGCGCGTCCGGCGGCAGGCTGCTCGGGCAGCTCGATCTCGCCCACGGCACCCGGCCGTTCGGGGAACTCCTCGCCGACGCCCGGTCGTACCTGGACTGGTACCGGGTGGACGGCTTCTACCTGGACCGCTGTCCGGCCGGCCGCGCCGAGCTGCCCGTCGTCCGCCGGCTCACCGGCACCCTGCGGGCCTTCCTGGGGAAGGACGACGGGCACCTCGTGCTGGGGCACGACACCCATCCGTATCCCGGTTACGCGGAGACGGGGGACCAGCTCGTCACCTTCCGGGGCGCGTGGAGCGACTACCGCTGGTCGCAGGTGGCGGAGTGGACCGCGGCCTACCCGCCCGGCCGCTTCGCGCACTTCGTGCACGGCGTTCCGCGCACGCATCTGGAGGAGGCCATGCGCATCGCCCGCTGGCAGGGCGCCGGGACGATCTTCTTCACCGACCGCGGCGGACGGTCCGGTCCGGGGAACGGCCGGAACGGTCACGGACAAAGCGACCCATTCGCGGCACTGCCCAGGTACTGGGACGAAATCGTCTCGCGGATCGGACCCGGTATCTCGGAATGA
- the moeZ gene encoding adenylyltransferase/sulfurtransferase MoeZ, giving the protein MSLPPLVEPAAELTVDEVRRYSRHLIIPDVGMDGQKRLKNAKVLCVGAGGLGSPALMYMAAAGVGTLGIVEFDEVDESNLQRQVIHSQGDIGKSKAQSAKETVQGINPLVNVVLHEERLEAENVMDIFSQYDLIVDGTDNFATRYLVNDAAVLLNKPYVWGSIYRFDGQASVFWSEHGPCYRCLYPEPPPPGMVPSCAEGGVLGVLCASIGSIQVNEAIKLLAGIGDPLVGRLMIYDALEMQYRQVKVRKDPDCAVCGENPTVTELIDYEAFCGVVSEEAQEAAAGSTITPKQLKEWIDADEKIEIIDVREPNEYEIVAIPGSRLIPKNEFLMGNALQDLPQDRRIVLNCKTGVRSAEVLAVLKSAGFADAVHVGGGVIGWVNQIEPEKPVY; this is encoded by the coding sequence GTGTCGCTGCCACCCCTGGTCGAGCCAGCTGCTGAGCTCACCGTCGACGAGGTCCGCAGGTACTCCCGCCACCTGATCATCCCGGATGTCGGGATGGACGGGCAGAAGCGGCTGAAGAACGCGAAGGTGCTCTGTGTCGGCGCCGGCGGCCTCGGCTCGCCGGCCCTGATGTACATGGCCGCCGCCGGTGTCGGCACGCTCGGCATCGTGGAGTTCGACGAGGTCGACGAGTCGAACCTGCAGCGCCAGGTCATCCACAGCCAGGGCGACATCGGCAAGTCCAAGGCACAGTCGGCCAAGGAGACCGTCCAGGGCATCAACCCCCTGGTCAACGTGGTCCTTCACGAAGAGCGGCTCGAAGCCGAGAACGTGATGGACATCTTCTCCCAGTACGACCTGATCGTGGACGGCACGGACAACTTCGCCACCCGCTATCTCGTCAACGACGCCGCGGTCCTGCTGAACAAGCCCTACGTCTGGGGCTCGATCTACCGCTTCGACGGCCAGGCGTCCGTGTTCTGGTCCGAGCACGGTCCCTGCTACCGCTGCCTCTACCCGGAGCCGCCCCCGCCGGGCATGGTTCCCTCCTGCGCCGAGGGCGGCGTCCTCGGTGTGCTCTGCGCCTCCATCGGCTCGATCCAGGTCAACGAGGCCATCAAGCTGCTCGCCGGCATCGGCGACCCGCTGGTCGGCCGGCTGATGATCTACGACGCCCTGGAGATGCAGTACCGCCAGGTCAAGGTGCGCAAGGACCCCGACTGCGCGGTCTGCGGCGAGAACCCCACCGTCACCGAGCTCATCGACTACGAGGCGTTCTGCGGCGTCGTGTCGGAGGAGGCCCAGGAGGCGGCGGCCGGTTCGACCATCACTCCGAAGCAGCTCAAGGAGTGGATCGACGCCGACGAGAAGATCGAGATCATCGACGTCCGCGAGCCGAACGAGTACGAGATCGTCGCGATCCCGGGCTCCCGGCTGATCCCGAAGAACGAGTTCCTGATGGGCAACGCCCTCCAGGACCTCCCGCAGGACAGGCGCATCGTCCTGAACTGCAAGACGGGTGTCCGCAGTGCGGAAGTCCTCGCGGTCCTCAAGTCGGCGGGCTTCGCCGACGCGGTCCACGTGGGCGGCGGCGTGATCGGCTGGGTCAACCAGATCGAGCCCGAGAAGCCGGTCTACTAG